The proteins below are encoded in one region of Neisseria macacae ATCC 33926:
- a CDS encoding glycosyltransferase produces the protein MNITIVAPYCSLPSEPHFNRFWYLAELLSQSHDVLLITSNFKHYDKSFRRPEDAESASQGRLKVMLLEESGYGKNVSLDRVKSHHVFVKHFEQWLNNCRPGEQDVVFSAYPLIATNLLLGEHKARLGYKLIIDVQDVWPESFSSVMPFLKKIPHNLLPFSSRANRAYRYADALVAVSQTYLDRAKEANPNVPGEVVYIGADFPKLDAAPAKDFGDDKTRFFYLGTLSYSYDVETVCKGVRKLLDDGENVELHIMGGGPDLDRLKQYACDGIKFYGYIPYAEMMSVAKGCDISVNAIHSYAMQSITNKLSDYMALQKPILNSQVNDEVAEVLTLLPHADYRSGDVDSFVQAAKDILARKNDPVQSDEIVRRFKRDVAYQKIVNLIERLAHE, from the coding sequence ATGAACATCACCATCGTCGCCCCCTACTGTTCGCTGCCGTCCGAGCCGCATTTCAACCGCTTCTGGTATCTCGCCGAGCTGTTGTCACAGTCTCATGATGTATTGCTGATTACCAGCAATTTCAAACACTACGACAAATCTTTCAGACGACCTGAAGATGCCGAATCTGCCTCGCAAGGTCGTCTGAAAGTCATGCTGCTGGAAGAGAGCGGCTACGGCAAAAACGTCTCGCTGGACCGCGTCAAAAGCCATCATGTGTTCGTCAAACATTTTGAGCAATGGCTGAACAACTGCCGTCCGGGCGAACAAGACGTCGTCTTTTCCGCCTATCCGCTGATCGCCACCAACCTGCTTTTGGGCGAACACAAAGCGCGTTTGGGCTACAAGCTGATTATCGACGTGCAGGACGTATGGCCGGAATCCTTCTCCTCGGTCATGCCGTTTTTGAAAAAAATCCCGCACAACCTGCTGCCCTTCTCCTCCCGCGCCAACCGTGCCTACCGCTACGCCGACGCGCTGGTCGCCGTATCGCAGACCTACCTCGACCGCGCCAAAGAAGCCAATCCGAACGTACCCGGCGAAGTCGTCTATATCGGTGCGGATTTTCCGAAACTCGATGCCGCGCCGGCAAAAGACTTTGGCGACGACAAAACCCGCTTCTTCTACTTGGGTACGCTCAGTTACAGCTATGACGTAGAAACCGTGTGCAAAGGCGTTCGGAAACTGTTGGACGACGGCGAAAATGTAGAGCTGCACATCATGGGCGGCGGCCCCGATTTGGACAGGCTCAAACAATACGCCTGCGACGGTATTAAGTTTTACGGCTACATCCCCTACGCCGAAATGATGTCGGTCGCCAAAGGCTGCGACATCTCCGTCAACGCCATCCATTCCTACGCCATGCAGTCGATTACCAACAAACTGTCCGACTACATGGCATTGCAAAAACCGATTTTAAACAGCCAGGTCAATGACGAAGTTGCCGAAGTTCTCACCCTGCTGCCGCACGCGGACTACCGTTCCGGCGATGTAGACAGCTTCGTCCAAGCCGCCAAAGACATTCTGGCGCGCAAAAACGACCCCGTTCAATCCGACGAAATCGTCCGCCGTTTCAAGCGCGATGTGGCGTACCAAAAAATCGTCAACCTGATTGAAAGATTAGCCCATGAGTAA